Proteins encoded together in one Orrella marina window:
- the orn gene encoding oligoribonuclease has product MSQTQQQQSSTGPLNEYRLVWLDMEMTGLEPEKERIIEVAVVVTEPDLTVVAEGPVLAIHQPDTILDAMDKWNQSTHGKSGLVDRVKASTVTEVQAEKTLIEFLSRYVPPGKSPLCGNTVSQDRRFMYLYMPELEKFFHYRTIDVSTIKELARRWRPELLKGFVKHSKHEALADIHESIQELQYYREHFIRHDRPESDSVAT; this is encoded by the coding sequence ATGTCGCAAACGCAGCAACAACAATCTTCAACAGGGCCATTGAACGAGTACCGCCTGGTCTGGCTGGATATGGAAATGACCGGGCTTGAGCCTGAGAAGGAACGAATCATCGAAGTCGCCGTCGTGGTGACCGAGCCGGATCTGACAGTGGTTGCCGAAGGGCCGGTTCTTGCAATTCATCAACCTGACACCATTCTGGATGCCATGGATAAATGGAATCAGTCAACCCATGGAAAGTCTGGTCTGGTTGATCGCGTCAAGGCATCGACTGTGACGGAAGTACAGGCTGAGAAGACGCTGATCGAGTTCCTGTCCCGGTACGTACCGCCCGGCAAGTCTCCCTTGTGCGGCAACACAGTAAGCCAGGATCGTCGTTTCATGTACCTCTACATGCCCGAGCTTGAGAAATTCTTTCACTACCGCACGATCGACGTCAGCACGATCAAGGAACTCGCCCGCCGCTGGCGTCCTGAGTTGCTCAAGGGGTTCGTCAAGCATAGCAAGCACGAAGCGTTAGCCGATATCCACGAGTCGATTCAGGAGTTGCAGTACTACCGGGAGCACTTTATTCGTCACGATCGACCAGAGTCGGATTCAGTGGCAACCTGA
- a CDS encoding MATE family efflux transporter → MTSSRPMPTTPGVSAHPLRSILKQAWPILISQWASIAFGVLDTAMTGHASPTDLAALALGISIYITVFIGLMGVMHALIPIQAQSFGGKRFDEIGQFWSQGVWVSLLLSIMGAMVLSFPDIWLSVSGDISPAVRERLAEYLFALTLGLPAALLFRTVYSLANAVSRPKMIMVINLVGVGLKAFLNWVFIFGNFGMPAMGAAGAGLASSIVFWVNLSLALWWVYRTPYFKQFSLTIRMPVWSQMWEILRLGLPMGASYMIEVGAFTFMALLVAREGTSVTGGHQITSNLAALSYMMPLAIGIATASLTAQAIGAQQHELAHKTGMTGLKVVFVGALLTACGLYFGRSWIVAAYTSDPVVASIAMSLLVILPWFHVIDALHCANAYLLRAHKVAMAPLVIQGFALTFVGLLGGWYLGFGPGVQYMAPLRQTLLADAPPGAGTMWVMSSVGLGLSGLMLHIWYRRLIARKNRVRLPLNPTLVDRDE, encoded by the coding sequence ATGACATCATCACGTCCCATGCCGACCACGCCAGGCGTGTCGGCTCACCCACTGCGATCCATTCTCAAGCAGGCCTGGCCCATACTCATCAGTCAATGGGCCAGTATCGCTTTCGGAGTGCTTGACACAGCCATGACCGGCCACGCCAGTCCGACTGACCTGGCAGCACTAGCCCTCGGAATCTCGATTTATATCACCGTGTTCATTGGCCTGATGGGAGTGATGCATGCCCTGATTCCCATCCAGGCACAGTCCTTCGGAGGCAAGCGATTTGACGAGATAGGCCAGTTCTGGAGTCAGGGTGTCTGGGTGTCCCTGCTGCTCTCGATCATGGGTGCGATGGTATTGAGTTTTCCGGACATCTGGTTGTCTGTTTCAGGTGACATCTCGCCTGCTGTGCGTGAACGCCTCGCAGAGTACCTGTTTGCGCTGACGCTGGGACTGCCCGCCGCGCTACTATTCCGAACGGTGTATTCTCTTGCTAACGCTGTGTCACGGCCCAAGATGATCATGGTGATCAATCTGGTGGGTGTCGGGCTAAAAGCATTTTTAAACTGGGTTTTCATCTTCGGCAATTTCGGCATGCCGGCAATGGGCGCTGCTGGTGCAGGCCTGGCATCCTCAATTGTTTTCTGGGTCAATCTGTCACTTGCGCTCTGGTGGGTCTACCGCACACCCTACTTCAAGCAGTTCTCTCTGACCATCAGGATGCCGGTCTGGTCGCAGATGTGGGAAATCCTGCGACTTGGACTTCCCATGGGCGCCTCTTACATGATCGAAGTCGGCGCCTTCACATTCATGGCCTTGCTAGTTGCTCGCGAAGGAACCTCCGTGACCGGTGGCCATCAGATCACATCGAATCTGGCGGCTCTGAGCTACATGATGCCCCTCGCAATCGGCATTGCAACCGCATCACTGACCGCACAGGCCATCGGTGCGCAGCAACATGAGCTCGCCCACAAAACGGGGATGACGGGATTGAAAGTTGTATTCGTGGGCGCCCTGCTGACCGCTTGCGGACTTTATTTTGGACGCAGCTGGATCGTTGCCGCCTACACCAGTGACCCGGTCGTGGCATCCATTGCGATGTCACTGCTTGTGATCTTGCCGTGGTTTCATGTCATCGATGCACTGCATTGTGCGAATGCGTACCTTCTGCGCGCCCACAAGGTAGCCATGGCCCCGCTTGTCATCCAAGGCTTCGCGCTAACTTTTGTGGGTTTGCTGGGTGGCTGGTACCTGGGATTTGGTCCGGGAGTTCAGTACATGGCGCCTTTGCGTCAGACCCTGCTCGCAGACGCACCGCCCGGTGCGGGTACCATGTGGGTCATGTCCAGCGTCGGCCTTGGTCTGTCCGGCCTGATGCTGCACATCTGGTACCGCCGCCTCATCGCCAGGAAAAACAGGGTCAGGTTGCCACTGAATCCGACTCTGGTCGATCGTGACGAATAA
- a CDS encoding glycosyltransferase, translating to MLPFTSATPARLTALATTRLPRLVLIAIATLYILIGLFERDPWKTDDVVALASMMTAVETGGLTRLFPHIGTAALASIGPLTNWVGEVFIRILGPLLGDIAAARFATLFWYVLCLACLWYATYLAGRRSEAQPLALPFGGEPKEAQYGRLLADISVLFLIATVGIVLRTHETSVAPALMAFQALALLGVLRLLDKPLQAWAILATAIAAAGLTFGLTAALPLAAATLLASVSEPIRKRIVQIILAVLAGLLPIAIWLYFVHLVNPEWAQAWWFYNGVHLQPGAISEHLNPIRDLPWFIWPTWPLALIAVWNWRKSLLAPHIWVPTVFIVTQSIAILLERHAGELEYISLTVPCAMMAAFSVPTLRRAAVNALDWFALMYFSVTAVSVWLGWITQQTGWPTALASNISRQTVGYTGSVSTGAIAMAIVISLAWIATVIWRIHLNPKAAWRGALLCAAGLTSSWILLVLLWMPTVDYVRSYRTMSADLHQAIERVQTVAGRPLCISAVGLSQGAQASLFVFNRIEVTDDMSCPLLLQQTTAERLRQGIAGFDRNTATLWSGSRGADRFDRYRLLQIKPQQ from the coding sequence GTGCTGCCATTCACCTCCGCTACACCTGCACGACTGACTGCACTGGCCACCACACGACTGCCCAGGCTGGTGCTGATCGCCATTGCTACGCTGTATATTCTGATCGGGCTGTTTGAGCGAGACCCCTGGAAGACCGATGACGTCGTGGCGCTGGCTTCGATGATGACGGCAGTGGAGACCGGTGGCCTCACAAGACTGTTTCCACACATTGGCACAGCCGCCCTGGCCAGTATCGGTCCCCTTACAAACTGGGTCGGCGAAGTTTTTATCCGGATCCTGGGACCTCTGCTCGGAGATATCGCCGCCGCCAGATTTGCAACGTTATTCTGGTATGTCCTGTGCCTGGCATGCCTCTGGTACGCCACCTACCTGGCAGGACGTCGAAGCGAAGCCCAGCCGCTGGCGCTACCTTTTGGGGGGGAGCCCAAGGAAGCCCAGTATGGACGCCTGTTGGCCGACATCAGCGTCCTGTTTCTGATTGCAACTGTAGGGATCGTTCTGCGCACCCATGAAACGTCAGTCGCACCGGCTCTAATGGCCTTTCAGGCGCTCGCCCTGCTCGGTGTCCTGCGCCTGCTGGACAAGCCGTTACAAGCGTGGGCAATTCTTGCCACCGCCATTGCTGCAGCGGGACTGACCTTTGGTTTGACGGCTGCACTACCACTCGCAGCAGCGACCCTTCTGGCCAGCGTGAGCGAGCCGATAAGAAAGAGAATCGTGCAGATTATTCTCGCCGTTCTCGCTGGCCTGTTGCCGATCGCAATCTGGCTCTACTTTGTGCACTTGGTCAACCCTGAATGGGCGCAGGCCTGGTGGTTTTACAATGGCGTGCACCTGCAGCCCGGAGCCATCTCCGAGCATCTCAATCCAATCAGGGATCTACCGTGGTTCATCTGGCCAACCTGGCCCCTGGCGCTGATAGCTGTCTGGAACTGGCGCAAAAGTCTTCTGGCCCCACACATATGGGTTCCGACAGTCTTCATTGTGACCCAGTCCATCGCTATCTTGCTGGAGCGTCATGCCGGTGAGCTGGAATACATTTCACTGACCGTGCCATGTGCAATGATGGCAGCCTTTTCGGTGCCCACCCTGCGACGTGCCGCGGTCAACGCGCTGGACTGGTTTGCACTGATGTACTTCTCCGTAACTGCGGTATCGGTCTGGCTGGGATGGATTACCCAGCAGACGGGCTGGCCCACAGCGCTGGCATCAAACATCTCCAGGCAGACCGTCGGGTACACCGGGAGCGTATCCACTGGCGCGATCGCCATGGCGATTGTGATTTCACTGGCTTGGATTGCGACCGTGATATGGCGAATCCACCTGAACCCCAAAGCCGCCTGGCGCGGCGCGTTGCTGTGCGCTGCAGGGCTGACCAGCAGCTGGATCCTGCTGGTCCTGCTCTGGATGCCAACCGTCGATTACGTCAGAAGCTACCGGACCATGTCGGCCGACCTTCACCAGGCAATTGAACGTGTGCAGACTGTGGCAGGGCGGCCTTTGTGCATCAGTGCAGTGGGGCTGAGCCAAGGCGCACAGGCTTCACTTTTCGTGTTCAACAGGATTGAAGTCACAGACGACATGAGTTGCCCGCTGCTTTTACAACAGACGACAGCTGAACGGCTACGCCAGGGGATTGCAGGGTTTGACCGCAACACTGCCACGCTGTGGAGTGGATCACGAGGTGCTGACCGGTTTGACCGGTATCGACTCTTGCAAATCAAGCCCCAGCAATGA
- a CDS encoding malonate--CoA ligase, whose protein sequence is MANLYSVLSKRFLEQPGHIALDTGDQCWTYQQLHTLTGQIASWLAAMGLPRGSRLAAQVEKSPEALALYLATLRAGLTYVPLNTAYRPAEIEYFLENSAPAVFVCDPASFAALDPLARNKGVFQVVTLDAAGAGSLMDESGKHSADFVDVATEDSDLAAILYTSGTTGRSKGAMLSHRNLIANAETLNVYWGWTSDDVLLHMLPIFHIHGLFVACHGALLAGARMVWLPKLDVDQALQWLPECTLMMGVPTYYVRLLADRRFNESIIPKMRLFVSGSAPLLLETFESFQRQTGHTILERYGMSETGMLTSNPYLSAEGDRIGGTVGKALPGVQVRVVGDDGQVCGVHAVGHIQVTGPNVFAGYWQMPDKTREEFTVDGWFRTGDMGRWGGETSEGQPIPDDYLSIVGRSKDLIISGGYNVYPKEIELVIDAMQGVLESAVIGVPHPDFGEAVMAVVVAREGHELDDVAMIADLKTRLANYKIPKRICQVPELPRNAMGKVQKNILRERFATAS, encoded by the coding sequence ATGGCCAACTTGTATAGCGTCCTCAGTAAACGATTTCTCGAACAGCCCGGGCATATTGCTCTCGACACGGGCGATCAGTGCTGGACTTACCAGCAGCTGCACACGCTCACGGGTCAGATCGCCAGCTGGCTTGCGGCAATGGGTTTGCCTCGTGGATCCAGACTTGCCGCGCAGGTGGAGAAGTCCCCCGAGGCGCTTGCGCTCTATCTGGCAACTTTGCGAGCCGGGTTGACTTATGTTCCACTCAATACTGCGTATCGCCCAGCAGAAATTGAGTACTTTCTGGAGAACTCGGCTCCTGCTGTATTTGTGTGCGATCCTGCCAGCTTTGCGGCCCTTGATCCGCTCGCACGAAACAAAGGGGTGTTTCAAGTCGTGACCCTGGATGCCGCAGGTGCGGGTTCTCTGATGGATGAGTCCGGCAAGCACAGTGCGGATTTTGTGGATGTGGCGACTGAAGACTCGGACCTTGCAGCCATTCTGTACACTTCGGGCACGACAGGGCGAAGTAAAGGGGCCATGCTGAGTCATCGCAACCTGATCGCCAACGCCGAGACGCTGAATGTGTACTGGGGCTGGACCTCCGATGATGTGTTGTTGCACATGCTGCCGATCTTTCACATTCACGGACTGTTTGTTGCATGCCACGGAGCCTTGCTGGCAGGCGCTCGCATGGTCTGGCTGCCTAAGCTCGATGTGGATCAGGCACTGCAGTGGCTACCTGAATGTACATTGATGATGGGCGTGCCTACATATTATGTCCGTTTACTGGCTGACCGACGATTCAATGAATCCATTATTCCAAAAATGAGACTCTTTGTCTCAGGATCGGCACCATTGTTGCTTGAAACGTTTGAATCATTTCAGCGTCAAACGGGTCATACCATCCTTGAGCGATACGGTATGAGCGAGACCGGCATGCTGACATCCAATCCATATCTTTCTGCCGAAGGAGATCGTATCGGTGGCACGGTCGGCAAGGCGTTGCCTGGCGTTCAGGTCCGGGTGGTTGGCGACGACGGGCAGGTGTGCGGTGTGCACGCAGTTGGTCATATCCAGGTCACCGGTCCGAATGTGTTCGCTGGCTACTGGCAAATGCCCGACAAGACCCGCGAGGAGTTTACCGTTGATGGCTGGTTCAGGACGGGAGATATGGGGCGCTGGGGTGGCGAAACGTCCGAAGGACAGCCCATTCCTGACGATTACCTGTCGATTGTGGGGCGAAGCAAGGATCTGATCATCTCTGGCGGTTATAACGTCTATCCCAAGGAAATCGAACTGGTGATAGACGCCATGCAGGGAGTGCTGGAGTCGGCCGTGATTGGTGTGCCTCATCCTGATTTCGGCGAGGCTGTGATGGCTGTTGTGGTCGCGCGCGAGGGCCATGAGCTTGATGACGTGGCCATGATTGCTGATCTGAAGACTCGACTGGCGAACTACAAGATTCCAAAACGGATTTGTCAAGTCCCGGAGTTGCCTAGAAACGCCATGGGAAAGGTTCAGAAAAACATTTTGCGCGAGCGCTTTGCAACTGCATCGTGA
- a CDS encoding spermine/spermidine synthase domain-containing protein: protein MTRARDPSSEQSYIGDEPTLSESVGVRYLHFGSPWVQGAMQVRKPERLYLAYTQQMMAWLLFLEPESDRVITQLGLGAASITRFCHKFLPNPLVVVERNPAVVSICRQYFKLPDDDRTQVVLDDAAQWVLASENRASASVLMVDLYDAQAQGPVCDSLQFYRHCQRVLEPEGILSVNLFGHHQSYERNLERLAKAFDNRLLLMPQAEEGNQIVLAFKGPILEWNRPALMERAEMLETATRLPARRWVRSLGKITSI, encoded by the coding sequence ATGACTCGCGCCCGAGATCCTTCCAGCGAACAGTCATATATAGGTGACGAGCCGACTTTGTCAGAGTCTGTCGGAGTGCGCTACCTCCATTTCGGAAGTCCCTGGGTTCAGGGTGCCATGCAGGTTCGCAAACCCGAGCGACTCTATCTGGCCTACACTCAACAAATGATGGCATGGTTGCTGTTTCTTGAGCCTGAGTCCGACCGGGTCATTACCCAGCTCGGCCTGGGTGCGGCGTCAATCACCCGTTTTTGCCATAAGTTTCTGCCAAACCCGCTGGTTGTTGTTGAGCGAAATCCTGCAGTCGTGTCTATTTGCCGGCAATACTTCAAGCTTCCTGATGACGATCGGACCCAAGTGGTGCTTGATGATGCCGCTCAATGGGTCCTCGCGTCAGAGAACCGTGCAAGCGCAAGTGTGTTGATGGTTGATCTGTACGACGCGCAGGCACAGGGGCCGGTCTGTGATTCCCTTCAGTTTTATCGACATTGCCAACGCGTACTAGAGCCTGAAGGTATTCTCAGCGTCAACCTGTTCGGTCACCATCAAAGTTATGAACGCAATCTTGAACGACTGGCCAAGGCGTTCGACAATCGTCTCTTGTTGATGCCGCAGGCGGAAGAGGGTAACCAGATCGTGCTCGCATTCAAGGGGCCAATTCTCGAATGGAATCGACCCGCGCTCATGGAACGTGCCGAGATGCTCGAGACGGCGACCCGGCTGCCGGCTCGCCGCTGGGTGCGCAGTCTCGGTAAGATCACGTCCATTTGA
- the rsgA gene encoding ribosome small subunit-dependent GTPase A, whose protein sequence is MNAPTLSGRVISAHGRHYMVELQNGDVLLCYPRGKRKDACVGDWVDIARQGETEASLTGIQTRKNLLHRSDDQRTKQFAANVDQLMVVVAGNPMFSEDLLGRALTGAWAASVDPIIVLNKTDEQKGLAQAHRKLEPYRVLGVDVIEISALDVKQARQRVLPRLEGKTTLLLGQSAMGKSTLLNALVPQAQAATQTHSVALGAGRHTTTATRLYHLPEGTGDLIDSPGVQTFGLAHLNAEDLEHGFPEFEHGRQSCRFYNCTHLHEPGCGVLADLKAGLVHPDRHALYQRLFSEKAFART, encoded by the coding sequence ATGAATGCCCCCACCCTGTCAGGACGAGTCATCAGCGCACATGGCCGCCACTATATGGTTGAGCTTCAGAATGGAGACGTCCTGCTTTGCTACCCGAGAGGCAAGCGCAAGGACGCATGCGTGGGCGACTGGGTCGACATCGCCCGACAGGGTGAAACGGAAGCGTCTCTAACTGGCATCCAGACCCGAAAAAACCTGCTCCATCGATCTGATGATCAACGCACCAAACAGTTCGCGGCCAATGTCGATCAACTGATGGTTGTAGTCGCGGGCAACCCAATGTTTTCTGAGGACTTGCTCGGTCGTGCCTTGACGGGCGCGTGGGCAGCCAGCGTTGACCCCATTATTGTGCTCAACAAGACTGATGAGCAAAAAGGACTCGCCCAGGCACACCGCAAATTAGAACCCTATCGAGTGCTCGGAGTGGATGTCATCGAGATTTCAGCACTTGACGTGAAACAGGCCAGGCAACGGGTTCTGCCACGACTGGAGGGCAAGACAACCCTTCTGCTCGGACAGAGCGCCATGGGCAAGAGCACACTTTTAAACGCCCTGGTACCTCAGGCTCAGGCGGCCACTCAGACTCATTCGGTCGCACTGGGGGCCGGACGGCACACGACAACGGCGACTCGTTTATACCACCTGCCAGAAGGCACTGGTGACCTGATCGATTCGCCAGGAGTGCAAACATTTGGATTGGCGCACCTGAACGCGGAAGATCTGGAACACGGATTTCCTGAATTCGAACACGGAAGGCAGAGTTGCCGGTTCTACAACTGCACTCACCTGCATGAACCTGGATGTGGCGTGCTTGCCGACCTGAAGGCAGGTCTGGTTCACCCCGACCGCCACGCCCTCTATCAGCGCTTGTTTTCGGAAAAAGCTTTCGCAAGAACCTGA
- a CDS encoding CoA pyrophosphatase, which translates to MSSTPLSGDRVKERPRRGPQFDPMMQPWEPADARFGAVPAEVLSPDFIRAVLGRPITPVPLEIPREMPVAGYESRTSPVPAAVLVPMVMREQGLTVLLTQRTAHLHDHAGQVSFPGGRVEPEDPNPVATALRETMEETGLAHHHVDVVGRLPQYFTGTGFSITPVTALVRPGFELAPDAFEVAEVFEVPLAFLTDPGNYRIHLARLPDGGVRRYFSVPWQQFFIWGATAAMLRGMYQVLAKAFSENKR; encoded by the coding sequence ATGTCTTCAACACCATTGAGTGGTGATCGGGTTAAGGAAAGACCTCGCAGGGGACCGCAGTTTGATCCCATGATGCAGCCATGGGAACCGGCAGATGCCCGGTTTGGTGCTGTACCGGCCGAGGTCCTGAGCCCGGATTTCATCAGAGCGGTGCTTGGGCGTCCGATTACCCCTGTTCCACTGGAGATTCCTCGCGAGATGCCAGTCGCCGGATACGAAAGTCGGACATCTCCCGTTCCAGCTGCCGTACTGGTACCGATGGTCATGCGAGAGCAAGGATTGACGGTGCTGTTGACGCAGCGCACAGCTCATCTACATGATCATGCTGGACAGGTTAGCTTTCCGGGGGGGCGAGTCGAACCCGAGGACCCCAATCCGGTCGCAACTGCGCTCAGGGAAACCATGGAAGAAACCGGTCTGGCTCACCACCATGTCGATGTGGTGGGACGTCTGCCCCAGTATTTCACTGGAACTGGTTTTTCCATTACACCAGTGACTGCTCTGGTACGGCCCGGTTTTGAGCTCGCACCAGACGCTTTTGAGGTGGCTGAAGTGTTTGAGGTTCCGCTGGCGTTTCTCACCGATCCTGGTAACTACAGAATCCATTTGGCTCGGCTGCCGGACGGCGGCGTGCGTCGTTACTTTTCTGTTCCATGGCAGCAGTTCTTCATCTGGGGCGCCACCGCCGCGATGTTGAGGGGGATGTATCAGGTTCTTGCGAAAGCTTTTTCCGAAAACAAGCGCTGA
- a CDS encoding type B 50S ribosomal protein L31: protein MKEGIHPAYREVVFLDQQTGNTFISRSTLNSRETIEIDGTTYPLFKCDVTSESHPFYTGAQTRIVETGRVEKFRQRFARTAGTRSKPTA, encoded by the coding sequence GTGAAAGAAGGCATCCACCCAGCATACCGTGAAGTCGTGTTTCTGGACCAGCAGACTGGCAACACGTTCATTTCCCGTTCGACCCTCAACTCTCGCGAAACCATCGAGATTGACGGCACGACTTACCCACTGTTCAAGTGCGATGTGACCTCTGAGTCACATCCGTTCTACACCGGGGCTCAAACCCGTATCGTTGAAACCGGTCGCGTCGAGAAATTCCGCCAGCGTTTTGCTCGTACCGCCGGCACACGCAGCAAGCCAACTGCCTGA
- a CDS encoding M48 family metallopeptidase: MQLLTSLFLTLLALEVMTRLWLARRQMQHVKQHREQVPAEFSARIRLRSHQRAADYTVDRTRLGMVETVFDAAVLLALTLGGGLHWIASSLESLLGSGMTADIALVGAILLLIAVLHLPFTLYRQFGLEARYGFNRMTLKLFITDSIKGLLVALALGTPVVALILWLMQVAGQSWWFWAWFVWAGFNLVMMLIFPTWIAPLFNKFTALEDDDLRGRIEALARRCGFSINGLFVMDGSRRSAHGNAYFTGFGRSRRIVFFDTLLSKLTADEIEAVLAHELGHFKHRHITKRITMSLLTALMMFALLGWLGMQAWFYTDLGVAAPDTSIVGATGLILFFMVVPVFTFWFTPLLNMLSRKDEFEADRFAAHQSDPEQLVSALVKLFDDNAATLTPDPVHSAFYDTHPPAAIRIRQLTAPT; the protein is encoded by the coding sequence ATGCAATTGCTGACCTCGCTGTTTCTAACCTTGCTCGCTCTCGAAGTGATGACCCGACTATGGCTGGCCAGACGCCAGATGCAGCACGTAAAGCAGCATCGAGAACAGGTTCCTGCAGAGTTCAGCGCAAGGATTCGCTTGCGAAGTCATCAGCGGGCGGCTGATTACACGGTCGACCGGACCCGGCTCGGAATGGTGGAAACGGTATTTGATGCTGCCGTGTTACTTGCACTCACTCTCGGCGGTGGTCTTCACTGGATTGCCTCATCGCTTGAGAGTCTGTTGGGTTCGGGCATGACGGCCGATATCGCCCTGGTTGGTGCCATCCTGCTACTGATTGCTGTTTTGCACCTGCCATTCACGCTTTATCGGCAGTTCGGGCTGGAGGCACGATATGGTTTTAACCGCATGACGCTAAAGCTCTTTATCACCGACAGTATCAAAGGTCTGCTGGTTGCGCTAGCTCTGGGGACGCCTGTTGTGGCGTTGATTCTCTGGCTGATGCAAGTCGCCGGACAAAGCTGGTGGTTCTGGGCCTGGTTCGTCTGGGCTGGCTTCAACCTGGTGATGATGCTGATTTTTCCGACATGGATTGCACCGCTTTTCAACAAGTTCACTGCCCTGGAAGACGACGATCTACGTGGACGAATCGAGGCACTCGCCAGGCGTTGCGGATTTTCGATCAACGGTCTGTTCGTGATGGATGGCTCCAGGCGATCTGCGCACGGCAATGCCTACTTCACCGGGTTCGGACGATCCAGGCGGATTGTCTTCTTTGACACGCTGCTGTCCAAGCTGACCGCGGACGAGATCGAGGCCGTTCTGGCGCATGAGCTCGGACACTTCAAACACCGTCACATCACAAAAAGAATCACCATGAGCCTGCTGACTGCCCTGATGATGTTTGCCCTGCTGGGCTGGCTGGGCATGCAAGCCTGGTTTTACACGGATCTCGGTGTTGCTGCACCAGACACATCGATTGTGGGTGCAACAGGACTCATCCTGTTCTTCATGGTGGTACCTGTATTCACCTTCTGGTTCACTCCTCTCTTGAACATGCTGTCACGCAAAGATGAATTCGAGGCTGATCGCTTTGCGGCCCACCAGAGTGACCCGGAACAGTTGGTATCCGCGCTTGTGAAGCTGTTTGATGACAATGCCGCCACCCTGACACCAGACCCGGTGCATTCAGCCTTTTATGACACGCACCCTCCGGCTGCCATCCGGATTCGCCAACTCACTGCTCCAACATGA